In the Mauremys reevesii isolate NIE-2019 unplaced genomic scaffold, ASM1616193v1 Contig42, whole genome shotgun sequence genome, one interval contains:
- the LOC120394201 gene encoding olfactory receptor 52E4-like, protein MSDSNTTNFTNPSTFILLGIPGLGAAHIWISIPFCAMYTITVLGNFTILFIVKKEPSLHGPMFYFLSMLAITDLVMSTSTIPKMLSIFWFNSREISFSACLTQMYFIHCFSVMESGILVAMAFDRYVAICNPLRYSATLTNSVVSKLGLAVVLRSGILALPYPFLARRWPYCRTNIIPHFYCGHIAVVKLACTDIRINSYYGLFNLFSMIGMDGFFIAMSYTLILRAIFRLPTKDARLKTFATCISHLCAISALYIPDLFSSLIQRFCHNVPLHFLILITSVYQLVPPMIHPIIYGVRTKQIRGRLLQLFTHKET, encoded by the coding sequence ATGTCAGATTCGAACACAAccaacttcaccaacccctccaccttcatcctactTGGCATTCCTGGCCTAGGGGCAGCCCATATCTGGATCTCCATTCCCTTCTGTGCTATGTACACCATAACCgtgttggggaacttcaccatcctgttcatcgtgaagaaggagccgagcctccatgggcccatgttctatttcctcagcatgctggccatcaccgacctggtCATGTCCACATCCACCATACCGAAAATGCTGAGCattttctggttcaattccagggagatcagtttcagtgcgtgcctcacccagatgtacttcattcactgcttctcagtgatggagtctggaatcctcgttgccatggcttttgatcgctatgtggccatctgcaatCCTCTGAGATATTCAGCGACCCTGACAAACTCTGTTGTTTCCAAGTTAGGCCTGGCTGTCGTGCTGCGTAGTGGCATACTCGCAttgccctatcccttcctggcaaggcggtggccatattgcagaaccaacataaTCCCCCACTTCTATTGCGGGCATatagctgtggtgaagctggcctgcacTGACATCCGCATCAATAGTTACTATGGACTGTTTAATCTTTTCTCTATGATCGGAATGGATGGGTTTTTTATTGCCATGTCCTATACTCTGATCCTCCGTGCCATCTtccgcctccccacaaaggatgctCGGCTCAAAACTTTTGCgacctgcatctctcatctttgtgccatctcagCTTTATACATCCCAGATTTATTCTCTTCTCTTATTCAGCGGTTTTGCCACAATGTGCCACTACATTTCCTCATTCTTATTACCAGTGTGTACCAGCTGGTGCCCCCCATGATACATCCCATCAtttatggggtgaggaccaagcagatccggggcaggctgctccagctctttactcataaagagACCTAA
- the LOC120394207 gene encoding olfactory receptor 52E4-like has translation MSDLNTTYFTNPSTFILLGIPGLEAAHIWISIPFCAMYAIAVLGNFTILFIIKRDPSLHGPMFYFLCMLAITDLVMSTSTMPKMLSIFWFNSREISFSACLTQMYFVHSFSTMESGMLAAMAFDRYVAICNPLRYCTTLTNSAVAKIGLAVVLRSGILTLPYPFLVRRYPYCRTNIIPHFYCGHIAVVKLACADIRINSYYGLFNLFSVIGVDVFFIAVSYTLILRAIFRLPTKDARLKTFGTCISHLCAISVLYIPDLFSSLIQRFGNNVPLHFLILITSVYQLVPPMIHPIIYGMRTKQIRDRLHRHFTHKDD, from the coding sequence ATGTCAGATTTGAACACAACttacttcaccaacccctccaccttcatcctacttggcattcctggcctagaggcagcccatatctggatctccatcccaTTCTGCGCTATGTATGCCATAGCCgtgttggggaacttcaccatcctgttcatcatTAAAAGGGATCCGAGCCTCCACGGgcccatgttctatttcctctgcatgctggccatcaccgacctggtcatgtccacatccaccatgcccaaaatgctgagcatcttctggttcaattccagggagatcagtttcagtgcctgcctcacccagatgtacttcgttCATTCATTCTCAACAATGGAGTCTGGAATGCTTGccgccatggcttttgatcgctatgtggccatttGCAATCCTCTGAGATATTGCACTACCCTGACAAACTCTGCTGTGGCCAAGATAGGCTTGGCCGTGGTGCTGCGTAGTGGCATACTCACATTACCCTATCCCTTTCTGGTGAGGCGGTacccatattgcagaaccaacatcatcccccacttcTATTGTGGGCATatagctgtggtgaagctggctTGCGCTGATATCCGCATCAATAGTTACTATGGactttttaatcttttctctgTGATCGGAGTGGATGTTTTTTTTATTGCCGTGTCCTATACTCTGATCCTCCGGGCCATCTtccgcctccccacaaaggatgccaggctcaaaacttttgggacctgcatctctcatctttgtgccatctcagTTTTGTACATCCCAGATTTATTCTCCTCTCTCATTCAGCGGTTTGGCAACAATGTGCCACTTCATTTCCTCATTCTTATTACGAGTGTGTACCAGCTGGTGCCCCCCATGATACACCCCATCATTTATGGcatgaggaccaaacagatccgggacagacTGCACAGGCATTTTACTCATAAGGATGACTAA